A genomic stretch from Desulfurococcaceae archaeon MEX13E-LK6-19 includes:
- a CDS encoding ornithine carbamoyltransferase yields the protein MKHLVTDLSGKDLISTLDWSVDEIRIALNLAKELKWRYHYFGLQDIPRILDRKVFFMLFYAPSTRTRAAFEAAMAMLGGHAAYIEAKTTRLAVGEKKVGEADKDVAVMYERYGHGIGIRILDKAIDYVYGRGNAVLQTYAKHARVPVINMADDKFHPTQGLADLMTFEERFGKIQGKKYVVMWAYSPEIRGWCSVQEDIILFTRFGVDVVVARPPGFDLDPKLMEIAKKNAEESGGSLEFTDNLEEALRGAHAVFPRNWASPKLVELGYSKFKDEELKIYEKYKHWKVTRQLMDLMDKHGVLMHVLPIFRGYEADDDVIDDPKRSIIYEQAENGLWTKAAVLALTLYGVK from the coding sequence ATGAAGCATTTAGTAACAGATCTTAGTGGCAAAGACCTTATATCAACTCTCGACTGGAGCGTAGACGAGATTAGAATAGCGTTAAACCTAGCCAAAGAACTAAAATGGAGATACCATTACTTCGGCCTACAGGATATACCAAGAATACTAGACAGGAAAGTATTCTTCATGCTATTCTATGCCCCATCAACTAGAACAAGAGCAGCATTCGAAGCAGCAATGGCAATGCTTGGCGGACATGCAGCATATATTGAGGCCAAGACCACCAGGCTTGCTGTCGGCGAGAAGAAAGTTGGTGAAGCGGACAAGGATGTTGCTGTAATGTATGAGAGGTATGGACACGGTATTGGTATACGTATACTAGACAAAGCAATAGACTATGTGTATGGACGTGGTAATGCTGTACTCCAAACATATGCTAAACATGCACGTGTACCAGTAATCAATATGGCTGACGACAAGTTCCATCCAACACAGGGACTAGCAGACCTCATGACATTCGAGGAGAGATTTGGTAAGATACAGGGCAAGAAATATGTTGTAATGTGGGCCTACAGCCCAGAAATACGTGGATGGTGTAGCGTACAAGAAGACATAATCTTGTTCACGAGATTCGGCGTAGACGTGGTTGTAGCTAGGCCACCAGGCTTTGACCTAGACCCCAAGCTAATGGAGATAGCGAAGAAGAACGCTGAGGAGAGTGGTGGAAGCCTAGAATTCACAGACAATCTCGAAGAAGCACTACGTGGAGCACACGCCGTATTCCCCAGAAACTGGGCATCACCCAAACTAGTAGAACTAGGCTACAGCAAGTTCAAAGACGAAGAACTAAAAATCTACGAGAAATACAAACACTGGAAAGTAACAAGACAGCTCATGGACCTCATGGACAAACACGGAGTACTAATGCACGTACTACCAATATTCCGTGGGTACGAAGCAGACGACGATGTCATAGACGACCCCAAGAGATCAATAATCTACGAACAAGCAGAAAACGGATTATGGACAAAAGCAGCAGTACTAGCACTAACACTATACGGAGTAAAGTAA
- a CDS encoding amidohydrolase, whose protein sequence is MADIYIRGGWVITLDKERRIIRNGAVAIDDEVIVAVGKRDELDKDYKYHSDIVINATRDIIMPGLVNTHVHMMQALLRGCANYVTLIDWLTKRIWPLQGNYTPDEAVVSAKLAVLEMIKSGTTTFLETGLVGRYGPDRIIEEVIKPSGIRAALARHVMDLTGYALEENALHPGLIEDGDTSFNDTVRLYNKYHGWRDRIWIWFGPRTPGAVSPELYRKIAEKARELKTGITMHLAEVREDVEYTVKKFGKKPVEFAHWLGLTGPNVVLVHVIWVDDNEIRLLAETKTSVSHNPCSNMKLASGMARVSDMIKAGVNVALGTDGGPSNDTYDLLREMKYAALLQPIRTGDPRAIRVEEVIEMATINGAKALMLEHMIGSIEVGKKADIITIDYWRPHLKPLNNPLSHLVYSASGHDVRNVIIDGKLVMYERKVLTIDEEEVLNEADKAAYKLYERTGICKEVETIWEII, encoded by the coding sequence ATGGCTGATATCTATATTCGTGGAGGATGGGTTATCACTCTTGATAAAGAAAGACGTATCATAAGAAATGGCGCGGTAGCTATTGATGACGAAGTTATTGTTGCTGTTGGTAAGAGAGATGAGTTAGACAAGGACTACAAGTACCATAGCGACATAGTAATTAATGCTACTAGAGACATTATCATGCCAGGCTTGGTTAACACGCACGTTCATATGATGCAGGCTCTTCTACGTGGATGCGCCAACTATGTAACGCTTATAGACTGGCTCACTAAGAGAATATGGCCTCTCCAAGGAAACTACACGCCAGATGAAGCGGTGGTTAGTGCTAAACTAGCTGTTCTCGAGATGATCAAGAGTGGTACAACAACATTCCTGGAAACAGGTCTCGTGGGGAGATACGGGCCAGATCGTATCATAGAAGAGGTTATCAAGCCAAGTGGTATAAGAGCGGCGTTGGCAAGACATGTCATGGACTTAACTGGCTATGCCCTGGAAGAGAATGCTCTCCATCCCGGTTTAATAGAGGATGGAGACACGAGCTTCAATGACACCGTTAGGCTTTACAACAAATACCATGGATGGAGAGACAGGATCTGGATATGGTTTGGTCCTAGAACACCTGGAGCGGTATCACCAGAGCTATACAGGAAAATAGCTGAGAAAGCCCGTGAGCTGAAAACAGGTATTACAATGCATCTAGCTGAAGTACGTGAAGACGTCGAGTATACAGTCAAGAAGTTTGGTAAGAAACCTGTTGAATTCGCGCATTGGCTGGGACTAACAGGGCCAAATGTTGTTCTTGTTCATGTGATATGGGTTGATGATAACGAGATAAGATTGCTTGCGGAGACAAAAACCAGTGTAAGCCATAATCCATGTAGTAACATGAAACTAGCCTCCGGCATGGCTAGAGTAAGCGATATGATTAAGGCGGGAGTCAACGTCGCCCTAGGCACCGATGGGGGGCCAAGCAACGATACCTATGACTTGTTGCGTGAAATGAAGTATGCAGCGCTCTTGCAGCCAATAAGAACAGGTGACCCGAGAGCAATACGTGTCGAAGAAGTAATAGAGATGGCGACGATAAATGGTGCAAAAGCACTCATGCTAGAACACATGATTGGTAGTATAGAAGTTGGTAAGAAAGCAGACATCATCACTATTGACTACTGGAGACCCCACCTAAAGCCGCTGAACAACCCATTATCGCATCTAGTCTACTCTGCGTCAGGTCATGACGTTAGAAACGTTATCATCGATGGCAAACTCGTAATGTATGAACGTAAAGTATTAACAATAGATGAAGAAGAAGTTCTTAATGAAGCAGACAAAGCAGCATATAAACTCTACGAGAGAACGGGTATCTGCAAAGAAGTAGAGACAATCTGGGAAATAATATAA
- a CDS encoding ornithine carbamoyltransferase, whose translation MTDLPWYVGYFSGKHWLRNIDYSIDDIFKVLEAARDLKNKFHLGVETPYLKGKTLYLIFYNKSLRTRNSFQTGIYQLGGQGIYIAPDQVYTPTLPEDMVPYQTEAIRDVARVLSRYGDGIAIRIYGKPAKWIIGRGHRIIQEFAKWASVPVLNMEDDLYHPFQALADAMAALEALGWPKSLKGKKFVVSYAYSGGLKPLAVPQSVALIAAMLGADVYIAHPPGFELLDDVINKVREYAKEYWGSEFKIVHNMDEAFEGATFVYPKAWSPKGFFPPFSSDNQVHEQEAKEYQAKFKDWIVTMERLEKAGKPYYMHCGPADRGQEVTDEVLDSYEKSLYFEEAENRLHVQKAVMAMTMARRVR comes from the coding sequence ATGACTGATCTCCCATGGTATGTAGGCTACTTTTCTGGTAAGCACTGGCTAAGAAACATCGACTATAGCATCGATGATATCTTCAAGGTACTAGAGGCTGCTAGAGACCTTAAGAACAAGTTCCATCTAGGTGTGGAGACACCTTATCTCAAGGGCAAGACGCTATACCTAATATTCTACAACAAGAGCCTTCGTACCAGGAACAGTTTCCAGACTGGTATCTATCAGCTAGGTGGACAGGGCATCTATATTGCTCCAGACCAAGTCTATACTCCAACACTACCAGAAGACATGGTTCCATACCAGACAGAAGCTATACGTGACGTAGCCAGAGTCCTAAGCAGGTATGGTGACGGTATAGCCATACGTATCTATGGCAAACCAGCTAAGTGGATTATCGGTCGTGGGCACAGGATCATACAGGAGTTCGCTAAATGGGCTAGCGTCCCAGTACTAAACATGGAGGACGATCTCTACCACCCATTCCAGGCACTAGCAGACGCTATGGCAGCACTCGAGGCCCTAGGATGGCCTAAGAGCCTTAAGGGCAAGAAGTTCGTTGTAAGCTACGCATACTCCGGCGGACTCAAGCCACTAGCTGTACCACAGAGTGTTGCACTAATAGCAGCTATGCTAGGAGCAGACGTCTACATAGCACACCCACCAGGCTTCGAGCTACTAGACGATGTAATCAACAAAGTCAGAGAGTACGCTAAAGAATACTGGGGCAGCGAGTTCAAGATAGTCCACAACATGGACGAGGCATTCGAGGGAGCAACATTCGTATACCCCAAGGCATGGAGCCCCAAGGGCTTCTTCCCGCCATTCAGTAGCGACAACCAGGTACACGAGCAAGAGGCTAAGGAGTATCAGGCCAAGTTCAAGGACTGGATCGTGACAATGGAGAGACTAGAAAAAGCAGGCAAACCATACTACATGCACTGTGGCCCAGCCGACCGTGGACAAGAAGTAACAGACGAAGTACTAGACAGCTACGAGAAGAGCCTCTACTTCGAAGAAGCAGAGAACCGTCTACACGTACAGAAAGCAGTAATGGCAATGACTATGGCTAGACGTGTAAGGTAA
- the ade gene encoding adenine deaminase, which produces MGDTLLFSLLERPRKLIKAALGEIKADLVIKNTKLVNVVTAEILENIDIVVYDGHIVRVDQIKDLDKYIGPKTKIIDGKKYYALPGFIETHVHIESSMLNVREFGKLAAMHGVTTVVADPHEIGNVLGVDGIRYFIEESRYTPVRFFFEVPSCVPAVDPSYGVDSGGQRIDSGQVAVLMQDPGIIGLGEVMDIVSVWDARTEILVKIAAAKLAHKVVDGHAPLIRGEKLDAYLVAGISSDHESTFADEALEKLRKGMYVFMREGSAWKNLKELAKLVTEYKIDTRRLTLAADDISVEDLVEKGYMDYIVNLAIEYGIDPIKAIQMVTINAAEHLRLDDKIGMIAPGRYADILLVPSIEKIQISKTIIGGKLVYDNGKWLFKADGEYTYPEKARKTINLKKIPEPHELLIKAPIEKGLAKINLIKAIPGSALTKWEKTEVPIEDGYLKALPEEDIAYIAVLDRHHASGNIGRGFVKGLGLREGAIAQTIAHDTHNLIVAGTNPRDMVVAIKKVVETGGGIVVAVKGKVKAVVRLPIAGLVSDADYKTVYKELKDVEKNLKKLGVDFNNIHMTLGLLALPVIPELRVTDKGLVDVFNAKIVDPIIEVVEKK; this is translated from the coding sequence CTGGGTGATACACTATTGTTTAGCCTTCTAGAGAGACCACGTAAATTGATAAAAGCCGCTTTAGGAGAAATAAAGGCCGATCTAGTGATCAAGAACACGAAACTAGTAAATGTTGTCACAGCGGAAATCCTCGAGAACATAGACATAGTAGTATACGATGGACACATAGTCAGGGTAGACCAAATAAAAGATCTTGACAAATACATCGGGCCAAAGACAAAAATCATAGACGGCAAGAAATACTATGCACTACCTGGGTTCATAGAAACGCATGTACACATAGAATCCAGTATGCTTAATGTTAGAGAATTCGGTAAACTAGCTGCGATGCATGGCGTCACAACCGTTGTAGCCGATCCACATGAAATAGGGAATGTACTAGGTGTCGATGGTATACGCTATTTTATAGAGGAGAGTAGATACACACCCGTCAGATTCTTCTTCGAGGTACCAAGCTGTGTACCAGCAGTAGACCCCAGCTACGGCGTTGATAGTGGTGGACAACGCATTGACTCCGGACAAGTAGCAGTATTAATGCAAGACCCCGGGATCATTGGTTTAGGCGAAGTAATGGATATAGTTAGCGTATGGGATGCCCGCACAGAAATACTGGTAAAAATTGCTGCCGCCAAACTAGCCCATAAAGTAGTCGACGGACACGCCCCTCTTATCCGTGGAGAAAAACTTGATGCATACCTAGTAGCAGGTATAAGCAGCGACCATGAATCAACATTTGCCGACGAGGCTCTCGAAAAGCTTAGGAAAGGAATGTATGTCTTCATGAGAGAGGGGAGTGCATGGAAGAACCTGAAGGAGTTAGCTAAACTGGTGACAGAGTACAAGATCGATACACGTAGGCTCACATTAGCTGCCGATGACATAAGTGTTGAGGATCTTGTTGAGAAAGGTTACATGGACTATATAGTTAATCTGGCAATAGAATATGGAATCGATCCCATCAAGGCAATCCAAATGGTAACAATAAATGCTGCCGAACACCTAAGACTCGACGACAAGATAGGTATGATAGCCCCTGGTAGATACGCCGATATACTCTTGGTACCGAGCATAGAGAAAATCCAGATCTCCAAGACTATTATTGGAGGCAAACTAGTTTACGACAATGGTAAATGGCTCTTTAAGGCAGATGGTGAGTACACGTATCCAGAGAAGGCAAGGAAGACAATAAACTTGAAGAAAATACCTGAACCACATGAGCTACTGATAAAAGCGCCTATTGAGAAAGGCTTAGCAAAAATAAACTTAATCAAAGCAATCCCGGGCAGTGCATTAACCAAATGGGAGAAAACAGAAGTACCAATAGAAGACGGTTACCTCAAGGCACTCCCCGAAGAAGACATCGCTTATATCGCTGTTCTCGATAGACATCATGCATCAGGAAACATAGGCAGAGGTTTTGTCAAAGGACTTGGACTAAGAGAAGGCGCTATAGCACAGACAATAGCACATGACACACACAACCTCATAGTAGCTGGCACTAATCCACGTGACATGGTTGTCGCGATAAAGAAAGTTGTCGAGACAGGAGGTGGAATCGTTGTTGCTGTTAAAGGCAAGGTCAAAGCTGTTGTTAGACTACCAATAGCAGGACTTGTAAGTGATGCTGACTACAAGACTGTTTACAAGGAGCTCAAGGACGTAGAGAAGAACTTGAAGAAACTTGGAGTAGACTTCAATAATATACACATGACACTAGGACTACTAGCCTTACCCGTGATACCAGAGCTACGTGTAACAGATAAAGGTCTCGTCGATGTATTCAACGCGAAAATAGTCGACCCCATAATAGAAGTTGTTGAAAAGAAGTAA
- a CDS encoding EamA family transporter — protein MVYALACLISWGLWGLLLKLAYRQLSWVETYFISSLASFTIALSVFLYYGGKIGFSKEAGIFAVLAGILGGVGYILFMKALETGKASVVLPLTALYPAITVILAMVVLGEKISITQAIGIVLALIAVILISL, from the coding sequence ATAGTCTATGCATTAGCTTGTCTCATATCATGGGGTTTATGGGGGTTATTACTTAAACTCGCATATAGGCAACTCAGTTGGGTTGAAACATATTTTATTAGTAGCCTTGCTTCGTTTACAATAGCTTTATCCGTATTTCTATACTATGGCGGAAAAATAGGGTTCTCTAAAGAAGCAGGTATCTTTGCTGTTCTAGCAGGTATTCTTGGTGGTGTAGGCTACATCTTGTTTATGAAAGCTCTAGAAACTGGGAAAGCATCAGTAGTGCTTCCATTGACAGCATTGTATCCTGCTATAACAGTGATTCTAGCTATGGTTGTTCTCGGCGAGAAGATATCGATTACACAAGCTATAGGAATAGTTCTCGCATTAATAGCCGTTATACTGATATCACTCTAG
- a CDS encoding YbhB/YbcL family Raf kinase inhibitor-like protein — MVIKVSSPAFGFGGKIPVKYTCDGEDISPPLLIKGVPPSAKSLVLIMYDPDAPGGTFYHWIMYNIEPKNMSLPENIPPEPETPYGLQGINDFNKIGYSGPCPPPGLGTHRYYILVLALDTKLDLEPGASKEEVINALKNHVIAYGYYMGVYGR; from the coding sequence ATGGTTATAAAAGTGTCATCACCAGCTTTTGGCTTTGGGGGAAAAATACCAGTTAAATATACTTGTGATGGAGAAGATATCTCTCCTCCACTGCTAATAAAAGGTGTTCCTCCATCAGCAAAATCTCTTGTACTAATAATGTATGACCCTGATGCTCCTGGTGGAACATTTTATCACTGGATCATGTATAACATCGAGCCCAAAAACATGAGTCTTCCGGAAAACATACCACCTGAACCAGAGACACCCTATGGTCTACAAGGAATCAACGACTTCAATAAAATAGGATATAGCGGACCATGCCCGCCACCGGGTCTAGGTACACATAGGTACTATATTCTCGTGCTAGCACTTGATACAAAACTTGATCTAGAGCCTGGGGCTTCAAAAGAAGAAGTCATTAATGCTTTGAAAAATCATGTTATAGCCTATGGATACTATATGGGTGTCTATGGTAGATGA